The nucleotide window TCGAGTCGCTGCTGCGTCAGGATCCCGCCGACCGTCCGGACTTCGAGGAGCTGAACGGCTGGCTGCGGTCGCTGATCCGTACGGCGCCGGAGCCGGTGGCCCAGAGCCGGCTGGTGACCGTGCCGGCGCTGGAGCAGGAGGCCGATCCGCGGCGGCTGCCGATCGTGCGGCGCCGCGGTGAACTGGTGCGGAAGGGGCGCCACAAGAAGACCCGGACGTCCCGGCGGGCCCGGCCGCAGCCGGCGCCGGCCGTCGTGGCGGCGTCCGCCGCACCGCCCGCCGCACCGCTCGTCCCACCGCCCGCCGCCCCGCCCGCCCCACCGCCCGCCGCGCCGGCGCCCCGCCGGGCCGCGCCGGACCCGGAGCAGTCCGCCCCGCTCGCCCCCGCCCCCCGTCCGCCCCGCCCCCCGAAGCAGCCCAAGCCGCTCCGGCCGCCCAAGCCGGCCCGCCCCGCCCGGCCGGCCGCGCCCCCGGTGCGGACCGGGACGCCGGAGAGCGAACCGGCCGAGCCGTACGGGAGCCGGTCCGGCCCGGCCGCCGCAGCCCCGTCGACGCGCCCGGCCCGCGCCCCGCGCCCGCTCGGCCGGCTGCTGCTCGCCGCGGTCGTGCTGCTGCTCGTCGGCGCGGTCCTCTACGCGCTGGCCTTCCTGCCGGACTCCGGCCAGGACTCCAAGGCCGGCGGGCACGGCGCGGACCGTCCGGGCACCGCGAGTGCGGCGCCCGGCCACAGCACCGCGCCGTCCGACGGCGGCGACCGGGGCGGCGGCACCGGCGCGTCGCAGACCACCGCGCCCGCGGGCGTCGCCAAGGGCTTCGAGGTACGCACCGATCCGGAGGGTTTCCAGGTCGCGGTCCGCAAGGGCTGGCAGCGGCGCGGGGCCAACGACCGGCGCCAGGTGCGGTACGTCGGCGGGGACTACGAGCTGGTGGTCGTGCCCGGCCGGGACACCACGGCGCGCTTCGGCACCGACCCGATGGCGTATCTGCAGAACAAGGAAGCCGAGCTGGCGCCGTACCGCTCCTCGGGCTGGGCCTCGGCCTCCGGTCTCCAGCGGATCGACGTCGGGAAGACGGCGATGGCCGAGGGCACCTTCTCCTGGCGCGACAACAGCGGCCGCGTGGTCTACGTCCGCAACCTCGCGATGATCCACAACGGTCGCTACCACCTCGTCCTGGTGATCGGCCCGGACAGCGGCCGGCACGAGATCGACCAGCTGTACGCCCAGGCGACCAGCGCCTACCGCCCGGGCTGAGCCATGTGCTGCGCGCGCCGTCATGAGGTCTCTGACTGACGGGCCGTCAGATTCCTTGTGGAGAGTGGTGGTCGACGTCTTGTCGGTCCCCGCCGCCCGCGGCTAGCCTAATTTCTGACGGTGCATCAGATCTGTCGGATGCCTGTCGACCCGGCCGGACACGGGGTGAGGGGACGACGATGGGAAACCCCATGGAGCCACCGCGCAGCATCGGCGCCGATGACCGGGTGAGCCCGCTCGCGACCCGCCCGCCCGGCCCGGGCCCCGGCCGGTAGCCGCTCCATGGACCTCACCTGTACCGAGGAGGAGGACGCCTTCCGGGCGCGGCTGCGGCGGTGGCTCGGCGAGGTGCTGCCCACCCTCCCCGCGAAGCCCGCGGTGGCCGACTGGCCCGGCCGGCGGGCGTATGACGCGGCCTGGCAGCGGATGCTGTACGACGCCGGATACGCGGGCCTGCACTGGCCCGAGGACGCCGGCGGGCAGGGCGCCACCCCCACCCAGCACCTGATCTTCCTGGAGGAGACGGAGCGCGCCGGCGCCCCCTATGTCGGTGCGAACTTCGTCGGCCTGCTGCACGCCGGGCCGACCGTCGCCACCGAGGGCACCGCGGCGCAGCGCGCCCGCTGGCTGCCGCCGATCCTGCGCGGCGACGAGATCTGGTGCCAGGGCTTCAGCGAACCGGACGCCGGCTCCGACCTCGCCGCGCTGCGCACCACGGCGGTGCGCGACGGGGACCACTACGTCATCAGCGGCACCAAGCTGTGGACCTCGCACGCCGAGGTCGCCGACTGGTGCGAACTCCTCGTCCGCACCGACCCGGACGCGCCCCGGCACCGCGGCATCAGCTGGCTGGCGATGCCCATGGACGCCCCGGGGGTGACGGTCCGGCCGCTGCGCACCCTCGCCGGCTCGGCGGAGTTCGCCGAGCTGTTCCTCGACGAGGTCCGGGTGCCGGTCAGCCACCGGGTCGGCGCGGAGAACGACGGCTGGCGGGTGACGATGGTGACGCTGTCCTTCGAGCGTGGCACCGCCTTCGTCGGCGAGGTGGTGGCGTGCCGCCGGATGCTCGGTGCCCTCGCCCGCACGGCCCGGGACAACGGCCGCTGGGACGACGCCGTGCTGCGCCGCAGGCTGGGTCGGCTGCACGCGGAGTTCGCGGCGCTGTGGCGGCTGACCCAGTGGAATGTGAGCGAGGCGGCCGCCGCCGCCCGTCCGCGCGGCGGCCGGCCGGGAGGCGGAGGCGTCCCGGGAACCGGCGGCTCGGTCTTCAAGCTGCGCTATTCGCACGCCCGCCAGGAGCTGTACGACACGGCGGCCGAGGTGCTGGGCGCCGGTGCGCTGGACGCGGACCACGAGTGGGTGGCCGGCCGGCTCTCGTCCCTCTCGTACACCATCGCCGCCGGCACCTCGCAGATCCAGCGCAACATCGTCGCCGAGCGCATCCTCGGCCTGCCGAAGGGGCGGTGAGCAGGCCGGTGGACTTCCAACTCACCGAGGACCAACGGGCGTTGCAGCGGGCCACCCGGGAGCTGCTGGCCAAGCGGTTCGGGCCGGACCGGCTGCGGGCCGCGGTCGGTGATCCGGCGCCGGACCGTGCGCTGTGGCGGGAGCTGGGCGCGGCCGGGTTCTTCGCGCTGCGGCTGCCGGAGGAGGCCGGCGGGGTGGGGCTCGGACTGCCGGAGGCGGTGCTGGTCCTGGAGGAGACCGGGCGGGCGCTGCTGCCCGGACCGCTGGTGGCGTGCCAGCTGCTGGCCGGGGTGGTGGACGGGGTCGCGTCCGGCGAGAAGATCGTCGGGCTGTGCGAGGGCGGGCGGGAGCCGGTGCTGTGGGAACACCCGGCCGCCTGCGAAGAGTTGATCTTGGTGGAGTCGGGCACGGAGTGCCGCGACGGCCCCGGCGAGGGCGCACAGGGGCGCACATGCGGTGTGTACCGGAGCGCGGCGGAGCAGGTGTCCTGCGCCCCCTTTGCTTCCGTCGATCCCCTCACCCCGCTCGCCCGCGTCACGGAGCTGCCGCGCACCGAAGCCCTCGCCCTGGACGTGCCGCGGCTGCGCCGCGAGGCCGCCCTGCTCACCGCGGCCCAGCAGCTGGGCAGTGCGGCCCGGACGGTCGAGCTGGCGGTCACCCACGCCGGCCGGCGCGAGCAGTTCGGTGCCCCCGTCGGCTCCTTCCAGGCGGTCAAGCATCTGTGCGCGCAGATGCTGGTACGGGCGGAAATGGCCCGGTATGCGGTCTATGCGGCATCGGTCACGGACGGTGATCTAGACGTCACCGGAGCGAAGTTGCTGGCCGACGAGGCCGCGGTGCGCAACGCACGGGACTGTGTGCAGGTCCACGGCGGGATGGGCTTCACCTGGGAGGCCGATGTCCATCTGCATCTCAAGCGGGCCTGGCTGCGGGCGGAGTGCTGGGGCGTCGCCGGCGAGGCGGAAGAACTGCTGGCCGCGGACTTGATCGTCTGACGGCGGGGGTGGGGCGGTGACGGCGGTGCCTGGAGGGGAGGAAGTCAGACTCTGGCAACCTCTGTGCGAAATGTCGGACTCACTACGCAGAAGCGGTCACGGAGGGTCGATATCGGGTTGTGTCCTAGGCGTGACTCGTCACAGGGGGGAGTCGGCGTTCCGCTCGGGTACGCTCCGTTGGGTGCGAGTGGTTCTGAGGCGCAACGAACCCGGTGTCGTCGTGGCGACGGCTCCGGGTGACGGACTGCGCGCCGCCCGCCCAAGGCGTGGGCCCGGTCGCCCCCCTTGTTCGACTCCCCGCAAAGTGCGTCGCACAGTATGCAGGACGCATACTCCCTTGCGCTGGAATATGCCCGAAGCGCTTGTTGGGGTGACTCAACGTCAACCATGCTGTGCTTCACCGGGGTCACGCACCGTGACTCCGTGGAGGCGCGAGGCGATGTTTCCGCCGGTTCGGATGGTGTGAGCGGTGCAGGTGCTTCAGGTGCAGTTGGACGTACGACCCGACCCCGCGGAGGTGGGGCGGGCTCGGCGATGGGCCCGGTCGCGGCTCGTGGGCTCGGGTATAGGGGTCGATGAGCCGGTGGCGGAGACGCTGATCCTGCTGATCTCCGAGCTCGTCACCAATGCCGTGGTCCACACCGGCACGTCAGCCGTGCTGCGGATGTGCTTCTCCGGGTCGGGTGCCGTGGTGGGCACGGTCCGGGTCGAGGTCGCGGACGCCAGCGGCCGCCCGCCGCGCCAGCGGCACGCCGAGGGCGACGACACCAACGGCCGCGGCCTGGAGCTGGTCGACGGTCTGGCCGACCGTTGGGGATGGCAGCAGGAGGGCGCCGGCAAGCGGATCTGGTGCGAGGTGGACCGCGGCCAGCCGCTGCTGATGGCGGCGGGGGCCGATCTGGGGGCCTTCGAGCCCCGTCGCGCGGCGCCGCGCGCCGTGTCGCAGCAGGCGTAATCCGAGGCCGTGGGCGGAGCCGGCAGGCCGACCCGGGGCCTCCTCGGTGCGTGCGGATCGTGGCGCGGCCCGGCGTGGCCGCGTCAGAGCACCGCCACGGGCGCGACCGGTGCGCCGGTCCCGCCGACGAAGGGCTCGGCCGTCGCGGACAGGAAGAACGCACCGCGCCTCTCCTCCGCGCACGCCGCGGACAGCTCCTCCAGATTCCAGTTCTGGCCCTGCAGCATGCCCATCTCGACCAGGTCGAGGGCGTGCACCGGCATCCACAGGTCCTCGATCTCCGGCGGGAAGATCTCAAAGGTCAGGGTGTCGTTGGCGACCGCCGCGACATCGCGCGCCCGGAACCATTCCGGGGTGCGCAGCGACAGGCCGGGTGACGGGAAGGCGTACGCCTGGCGGTCGCCGGCGAGGTAGTGCCGCAGCTGCCCGGTCCGTACGAGGACGATGTCGCCGGGCCGGACCGTGGTGCGGGCCAGCTCCTCGGCGGCGTCGAGGTCCTCCGGGGTGACGGCATGGCCCGGGGGCAGCCGGTCGGTGCGGTGGGCGCGGGCCACGTCCAGCAGGACGCCGCGGGAGACGATCGGCGTGGCCCGCTCGATGCCGAGGGCGGTGGCGCCGAGGTGCGCGGTGACCGTGTGGGCGGGGCGGTTGTTGTAGAGCCGCCCGGAGTGCGAGACATGGGCGAGGCCGTCCCAGTGGGTGGCGCACTGCAGGCCCATGGTGACCGCGTCGTCCGAGGTCGCGACCGTGCCGGGGCCGAAAATCTCGTGGTTGACGGCGGTCATGGTGTGCAGCGGGTTGACCCGGCCGGGGATCACGCCGGTCTGTACGCCGTCCTGCTGGAGCGGGAGGGCGAGCGGGATGCGGCGGCCGCTGCGGACGCAGGCGGCGGCCTCCCGTACGACCCGGCCGGTGATCAGGTTGAGGGTGCCGATCTCGTCGTCCGCCCCCCAGCGCCCCCAGTTGTTCACGCGTGCGGCGATGTCGTGGAACTCCTGCGGCAGGGGCATCGGCCCTCCTCGGGGCGGCGGGGTCCGTTCGGCCCGGGGTCTTGTGTTCGTACCGGGTCTGCTCAAAAATCTAACGGTCCGTCAGAAACTGTGGGAGGGGCTGGACATGGGGAACTTCTTGGCCGGCAAGGTGATCGCCGTCACGGGGGCGGGCCGCGGCATCGGCCGGGCGGTGGCGCTGGCCTGCGCGGCACAGGGCGCACGGGTGGTCGTCAACGATTACGGGGTCTCCATAGCGGGCGGTGAGCCGAGCAGCGAGGTCGCCGAGTCCGTGGTCAAGGAGATCCAGGCGGCGGGGGGAGTGGCGACCGCGGTCGCCGACGACGTGTCCACCATGGCCGGCGGCCAGCGGATCGTGGACACCGCGCTGGCGCAGTACGGGGCGATCGACGGTGTGGTCTGTGTGGCCGGGATCCTGCGGGAGCGGATGCTGTTCAACATGTCCGAGGAGGAGTGGGACCCGGTCGTCGCCACCCATCTGAAGGGGACGTTCACGCTCTTCCGGGCGGCGTCGGCGGTGATGCGCCGGCAGGGGGCGGGGACCCTGCTGGGCTTCACCAGCGGCAACCACCAGGGGTCGGTGTCCCAGGCCAACTACGCCTCCGCGAAGGGCGGGATCATCTCGCTGGTGCGCAGCGCCGCGCTGGGCATGCACAAGTACGGGGTGACGGCCAACGCGGTGGCGCCCGTCGCACGGACGCGGATGTCGGCGAACGTGCCGATGGAGCTGACGGAGATCGGCGAGCCGGAGGACGTGGCGGCGCTGGTCGTCTATCTGCTGAGCGAGCGGGCCCGGGAGATCACCGGGCAGGTCTACACCGTGGCCGGGCCCAAGATCGCCGTATGGGCGCAGCCGAGGGAACTGCGCTCGGTGTATGCCGACGAGGGCGGGTGGACGCCGGAACGGGTCGCGGACGT belongs to Streptomyces sp. NBC_01454 and includes:
- a CDS encoding ATP-binding protein, which encodes MQVLQVQLDVRPDPAEVGRARRWARSRLVGSGIGVDEPVAETLILLISELVTNAVVHTGTSAVLRMCFSGSGAVVGTVRVEVADASGRPPRQRHAEGDDTNGRGLELVDGLADRWGWQQEGAGKRIWCEVDRGQPLLMAAGADLGAFEPRRAAPRAVSQQA
- a CDS encoding acyl-CoA dehydrogenase family protein; translation: MDLTCTEEEDAFRARLRRWLGEVLPTLPAKPAVADWPGRRAYDAAWQRMLYDAGYAGLHWPEDAGGQGATPTQHLIFLEETERAGAPYVGANFVGLLHAGPTVATEGTAAQRARWLPPILRGDEIWCQGFSEPDAGSDLAALRTTAVRDGDHYVISGTKLWTSHAEVADWCELLVRTDPDAPRHRGISWLAMPMDAPGVTVRPLRTLAGSAEFAELFLDEVRVPVSHRVGAENDGWRVTMVTLSFERGTAFVGEVVACRRMLGALARTARDNGRWDDAVLRRRLGRLHAEFAALWRLTQWNVSEAAAAARPRGGRPGGGGVPGTGGSVFKLRYSHARQELYDTAAEVLGAGALDADHEWVAGRLSSLSYTIAAGTSQIQRNIVAERILGLPKGR
- a CDS encoding cyclase family protein, encoding MPLPQEFHDIAARVNNWGRWGADDEIGTLNLITGRVVREAAACVRSGRRIPLALPLQQDGVQTGVIPGRVNPLHTMTAVNHEIFGPGTVATSDDAVTMGLQCATHWDGLAHVSHSGRLYNNRPAHTVTAHLGATALGIERATPIVSRGVLLDVARAHRTDRLPPGHAVTPEDLDAAEELARTTVRPGDIVLVRTGQLRHYLAGDRQAYAFPSPGLSLRTPEWFRARDVAAVANDTLTFEIFPPEIEDLWMPVHALDLVEMGMLQGQNWNLEELSAACAEERRGAFFLSATAEPFVGGTGAPVAPVAVL
- a CDS encoding acyl-CoA dehydrogenase family protein; amino-acid sequence: MDFQLTEDQRALQRATRELLAKRFGPDRLRAAVGDPAPDRALWRELGAAGFFALRLPEEAGGVGLGLPEAVLVLEETGRALLPGPLVACQLLAGVVDGVASGEKIVGLCEGGREPVLWEHPAACEELILVESGTECRDGPGEGAQGRTCGVYRSAAEQVSCAPFASVDPLTPLARVTELPRTEALALDVPRLRREAALLTAAQQLGSAARTVELAVTHAGRREQFGAPVGSFQAVKHLCAQMLVRAEMARYAVYAASVTDGDLDVTGAKLLADEAAVRNARDCVQVHGGMGFTWEADVHLHLKRAWLRAECWGVAGEAEELLAADLIV
- a CDS encoding protein kinase — encoded protein: MDEYAGRVLAERYRLPLRPLGEDEFAETRAFDTFSGQEVLLRQVPLPEVVEAEVVGAETAGPPEAGHGAGRPGGARSPGTSAADRSPRDPAVRRALEAATTAAQLADHPRLEQVFDVFVQDGSLWVVAELLAARPLSALLAERALSPHRAAEIAADLLTALRVLHADGWLHRNITARTVLVCDDGRAILTGLAAGAAQEALCGDEAPAAAGTPRAAAAPDGPVESATAPGGPAAKGAAPGGSAARTSLTKSAPDERPAPDERRPAADGATAFGRPSAGLAAERARQARLTVIGPVTERWAPEQAGPVHTNWQLAPPVGPATDLWAVGALLYRCVQGEPPFPEDSAVELAQLVCSRPPAVAEECGALRPVVESLLRQDPADRPDFEELNGWLRSLIRTAPEPVAQSRLVTVPALEQEADPRRLPIVRRRGELVRKGRHKKTRTSRRARPQPAPAVVAASAAPPAAPLVPPPAAPPAPPPAAPAPRRAAPDPEQSAPLAPAPRPPRPPKQPKPLRPPKPARPARPAAPPVRTGTPESEPAEPYGSRSGPAAAAPSTRPARAPRPLGRLLLAAVVLLLVGAVLYALAFLPDSGQDSKAGGHGADRPGTASAAPGHSTAPSDGGDRGGGTGASQTTAPAGVAKGFEVRTDPEGFQVAVRKGWQRRGANDRRQVRYVGGDYELVVVPGRDTTARFGTDPMAYLQNKEAELAPYRSSGWASASGLQRIDVGKTAMAEGTFSWRDNSGRVVYVRNLAMIHNGRYHLVLVIGPDSGRHEIDQLYAQATSAYRPG
- a CDS encoding SDR family oxidoreductase, which encodes MGNFLAGKVIAVTGAGRGIGRAVALACAAQGARVVVNDYGVSIAGGEPSSEVAESVVKEIQAAGGVATAVADDVSTMAGGQRIVDTALAQYGAIDGVVCVAGILRERMLFNMSEEEWDPVVATHLKGTFTLFRAASAVMRRQGAGTLLGFTSGNHQGSVSQANYASAKGGIISLVRSAALGMHKYGVTANAVAPVARTRMSANVPMELTEIGEPEDVAALVVYLLSERAREITGQVYTVAGPKIAVWAQPRELRSVYADEGGWTPERVADVLPGSVGTDPMPMLAQLSQMAAAAAAKERPNR